A part of Pectobacterium cacticida genomic DNA contains:
- a CDS encoding EamA family transporter: MSSWLIYALLSAVCAAMVAIFGKIGLQNLDANTATAIRAVIMALFLVGVVVAQGKLTLVGEVIANKKALLFIVLSGVAGALSWLFYFVALKNGNVAQVAPIDKLSVVFAVILAFILLGEKISLLAGVGVALISAGALLVALG; the protein is encoded by the coding sequence ATGAGTAGTTGGTTAATTTACGCCTTGCTGTCTGCGGTTTGCGCCGCGATGGTCGCCATCTTTGGCAAGATTGGTTTACAAAATTTGGATGCTAATACGGCGACCGCAATTCGTGCCGTTATCATGGCGCTTTTTTTAGTGGGCGTCGTGGTTGCTCAGGGTAAGCTGACGCTGGTCGGTGAGGTTATCGCCAATAAAAAAGCGCTGTTATTCATTGTGCTCAGCGGTGTCGCGGGCGCGTTGTCATGGCTGTTCTACTTTGTCGCGCTAAAGAACGGTAACGTCGCGCAGGTCGCCCCGATCGATAAACTCAGCGTCGTATTCGCCGTCATTCTGGCCTTCATATTGCTGGGAGAAAAAATTTCGCTGCTGGCTGGCGTCGGTGTTGCGCTGATTTCCGCAGGTGCGCTACTGGTCGCGTTGGGATAA
- a CDS encoding ABC transporter substrate-binding protein produces MKNTRFTMNQRGIIMGIALSLAAVAGNAHALTLYTAGPGALAKKLAAGYEKQTGVKVDVFQATTGKVMARLEAEQANPRADVLISASWDTATDLQQRGWLLEFTSPNAATVPAQFKTPFYVAQGISALGIVWNSKSGTPEPKDWNDLTRPEFKDKVTTPDPALSGASLDLLIGLQNAEKEKAWDMFDRLKANGMIIAGPNAQALTPVLQGAKAAVFGAVDYVSYGRMASGESIKVIFPASGTVIAPRPMMIMKSSKNPQQAKDFINYMLSDEGQKAVADAWLMPARQDIAAKRPLFKNLTLLPEGDSASASRAAVLNRFAALFGQR; encoded by the coding sequence ATGAAAAACACACGATTTACCATGAACCAACGAGGCATCATTATGGGTATCGCTCTCTCATTAGCGGCTGTTGCAGGTAATGCACACGCTCTGACACTGTACACCGCCGGGCCGGGAGCACTGGCGAAAAAACTGGCCGCGGGTTATGAAAAGCAAACGGGCGTGAAAGTCGATGTTTTTCAGGCCACAACCGGTAAGGTCATGGCCAGACTGGAAGCCGAACAAGCCAACCCACGCGCAGATGTCCTGATTTCGGCCTCTTGGGATACGGCGACCGATTTGCAGCAGCGTGGCTGGCTGTTGGAATTCACGAGTCCCAATGCGGCCACCGTACCAGCACAGTTCAAAACGCCTTTCTACGTGGCACAGGGAATTTCCGCTCTGGGGATAGTCTGGAACAGTAAGAGCGGTACACCAGAACCCAAAGATTGGAACGATCTCACCCGGCCCGAATTTAAAGACAAGGTTACCACCCCCGATCCCGCGCTGTCCGGTGCCTCGCTCGATCTGTTAATTGGTTTGCAAAATGCAGAAAAAGAGAAAGCCTGGGACATGTTCGATCGCTTAAAAGCCAATGGCATGATCATCGCCGGTCCAAATGCGCAGGCTTTGACACCGGTTTTACAAGGCGCGAAAGCCGCCGTTTTTGGTGCCGTGGATTACGTTTCCTACGGCAGGATGGCATCTGGAGAATCGATCAAAGTGATTTTTCCGGCGAGCGGGACGGTCATTGCCCCGCGTCCGATGATGATCATGAAAAGCAGCAAAAACCCACAGCAGGCAAAAGATTTCATCAACTACATGTTATCGGATGAAGGCCAGAAAGCCGTGGCGGATGCCTGGCTGATGCCCGCACGTCAAGACATTGCCGCTAAACGCCCGCTGTTTAAAAACCTGACATTGCTGCCAGAAGGCGATAGCGCTTCAGCGTCTCGTGCTGCCGTGCTCAATCGCTTTGCCGCCCTATTTGGTCAGCGCTAA
- a CDS encoding ABC transporter permease, producing MDKFALLPLLTVAVLFTLVGIPLLFVVLQAIFPDLGSGSLANPFSAFAVVFSQVHLFALLKNTLLLGLGVAGCCAVIAIPLGALRGLFALPWAKFWDLLFLIPFLIPPYIAGLSWMLALQPRGYAEQILPIELGDALFSLPGMVGIMTLNTFPVVYFAVSRSMAASGNRLADVARVHGASGWQAFLRITLPLSLPATAASLLLAFTLAIEEYGIPAALGSRAGIQVLTTNIEQRLADWPIDLSGSAVLSLLLVAIALCAFTLQRAMVAGSNVETTTGKPAAIVTRPLGIWRWPVLVLFSVVGLLAVGIPLASMLITAFSATISSSISWQNLTWQHFAMLIDRNNEAFPALTTSLGLAVGSALLTGMIGFLTAWLVVAKRIRGAAILDGLSILPAALPGIVVGVGLILAWNQSFWPITPYNTWGILLLSYSCLLLPYPVRYSSAALAQIGSNLESAARVHGANAMAALRLIVFPLVFPSLLAAMMLVFAVASRELVTSLLLSPAGVQTVSIFVWRQFEQGSVGAGMAMASVAVFISLSVMLLALRFHARKAQ from the coding sequence ATGGACAAGTTTGCTTTACTGCCGCTACTGACGGTCGCGGTGCTTTTTACCCTGGTTGGCATTCCCTTATTGTTTGTTGTACTACAGGCAATTTTCCCTGATTTAGGTTCAGGCTCTCTGGCAAACCCGTTTTCGGCATTTGCCGTTGTGTTTTCGCAAGTTCACCTGTTTGCATTGTTAAAAAATACATTACTGCTTGGCTTGGGTGTAGCCGGTTGTTGTGCGGTGATAGCCATTCCGCTCGGTGCGTTGCGTGGCTTATTTGCGCTGCCCTGGGCAAAATTTTGGGATTTGCTGTTCCTCATTCCTTTTTTAATTCCCCCCTACATCGCCGGACTGTCTTGGATGCTGGCGCTACAACCCAGAGGTTATGCAGAACAGATCCTCCCCATTGAACTGGGAGACGCCCTGTTCTCATTGCCCGGCATGGTGGGCATCATGACGCTAAACACCTTTCCGGTGGTTTATTTTGCCGTTTCACGCAGTATGGCTGCCAGCGGGAATCGCCTTGCCGATGTCGCTCGCGTGCACGGAGCTAGCGGCTGGCAGGCGTTTTTACGCATCACATTGCCGCTTTCTCTGCCGGCGACAGCGGCCAGCTTGCTTCTCGCCTTCACGCTGGCAATTGAGGAATATGGCATCCCCGCCGCACTCGGATCGCGAGCCGGTATTCAGGTACTGACGACCAATATTGAACAACGTCTGGCGGACTGGCCGATCGACCTCTCCGGTTCGGCGGTGCTCTCTTTGCTGCTCGTCGCTATCGCGCTCTGCGCCTTTACCCTACAGCGGGCGATGGTCGCCGGGAGTAATGTCGAAACCACCACTGGCAAACCCGCCGCCATTGTCACTCGCCCATTAGGCATATGGCGCTGGCCGGTATTAGTGCTGTTTAGTGTTGTCGGGCTGCTGGCCGTGGGGATCCCACTGGCCTCTATGCTGATTACGGCGTTCTCTGCCACCATTTCCAGCTCGATTTCGTGGCAAAATTTAACCTGGCAGCATTTCGCCATGTTGATCGATCGCAACAATGAAGCGTTTCCTGCATTGACGACCAGTCTGGGGTTGGCGGTCGGCAGCGCCTTACTGACAGGGATGATCGGTTTTCTTACCGCCTGGTTGGTGGTTGCCAAACGCATTCGGGGTGCCGCCATACTGGATGGATTATCAATACTACCCGCCGCGCTGCCGGGGATTGTAGTCGGAGTGGGCCTGATCCTTGCCTGGAACCAAAGCTTCTGGCCGATCACGCCTTATAACACCTGGGGAATTTTGCTGCTGTCGTACAGTTGCCTGTTGCTGCCCTATCCTGTGCGCTACAGCAGCGCGGCATTAGCGCAAATCGGCAGTAATCTGGAATCCGCAGCACGCGTGCACGGTGCTAACGCCATGGCAGCATTACGATTGATCGTTTTTCCGCTGGTCTTCCCCAGTCTGCTGGCAGCCATGATGTTGGTCTTTGCCGTCGCTTCCCGTGAATTAGTGACATCACTCTTGCTCTCACCTGCCGGCGTACAAACGGTATCCATTTTCGTTTGGCGTCAGTTTGAGCAAGGTTCCGTCGGCGCTGGCATGGCGATGGCGAGCGTCGCGGTGTTTATCAGCCTATCGGTGATGTTGCTGGCGTTACGGTTTCATGCGCGCAAAGCCCAGTAA
- the pgm gene encoding phosphoglucomutase (alpha-D-glucose-1,6-bisphosphate-dependent) yields MANHPRAGHPAQQSDLINVAQLTSQYYVLRPEVGNAAHAVKFGTSGHRGSAGRHSFNESHILAIVQAIAEERKKQGISGPCYVGKDTHALSEPAFISVLEVLAANGVDVIVQLDNGFTPTPAVSNAILVHNRQGGALADGIVITPSHNPPEDGGIKYNPPNGGPADTNLTSVIEKRANALLADELRDVKRITLDQAWKSGHIHEKDLVQPYVEGLASVVDMAAIQCAGLKLGVDPLGGSGIAYWQRIAEHYQLELTLVNDAVDQTFRFMSLDHDGVIRMDCSSTFAMAGLLALRDKFDLAFANDPDYDRHGIVTPAGLMNPNHYLAVAIDYLFQHRPQWGQSVAVGKTLVSSAMIDRVVADLGRKLVEVPVGFKWFVDGLHDGSLGFGGEESAGASFLRFDGTPWSTDKDGIILCLLAAEITAVTGKNPQQHYDALAQRFGAPSYNRIQASATSTQKAALSKLSPEQVSASTLAGDPITARLTAAPGNGASIGGLKVMTENGWFAARPSGTEDAYKIYCESFLGVEHRERIEKEAVEIVSAVLATAK; encoded by the coding sequence ATGGCTAATCACCCAAGGGCCGGACATCCTGCCCAGCAGAGCGATTTGATTAACGTGGCACAGTTAACGTCACAGTATTATGTGCTACGCCCGGAAGTGGGCAATGCCGCGCATGCGGTGAAATTTGGCACTTCGGGCCATCGCGGTAGTGCGGGACGTCATAGCTTTAATGAGTCGCATATTCTGGCCATTGTACAAGCAATTGCTGAGGAGCGTAAAAAACAGGGTATCAGCGGCCCGTGCTATGTGGGTAAAGATACCCACGCACTCTCCGAGCCGGCGTTTATTTCCGTTCTGGAAGTGTTGGCTGCCAATGGCGTTGATGTCATTGTGCAGTTGGATAACGGTTTTACGCCGACACCTGCCGTATCTAACGCGATTTTGGTTCACAACCGTCAAGGCGGCGCGCTGGCGGACGGCATTGTGATCACGCCGTCTCACAACCCGCCGGAAGATGGTGGCATTAAATATAATCCGCCAAACGGTGGCCCGGCAGATACCAACCTCACCAGCGTGATTGAGAAGCGAGCGAATGCCCTGTTGGCGGATGAACTGCGTGACGTGAAACGCATTACGCTGGATCAGGCGTGGAAAAGCGGACATATCCACGAAAAGGATCTGGTTCAACCGTATGTCGAAGGGCTGGCGAGTGTGGTGGACATGGCGGCGATTCAATGTGCCGGTCTGAAACTGGGTGTCGACCCGCTGGGGGGTTCCGGTATCGCCTACTGGCAGCGTATCGCCGAGCATTACCAGCTTGAGCTGACGCTGGTGAACGATGCAGTCGATCAGACATTCCGCTTTATGTCGCTGGATCACGACGGCGTGATTCGAATGGACTGCTCGTCAACATTCGCTATGGCCGGTTTGCTGGCGCTACGTGATAAATTTGATCTGGCGTTTGCCAACGATCCCGATTATGACCGTCACGGTATTGTTACACCCGCAGGACTAATGAACCCGAACCACTATCTGGCGGTGGCGATCGATTATCTGTTCCAGCATCGTCCACAGTGGGGGCAATCTGTCGCGGTCGGTAAAACGCTGGTGTCGAGCGCGATGATCGATCGCGTGGTCGCCGATTTGGGGCGCAAACTGGTGGAAGTGCCGGTGGGCTTTAAATGGTTTGTGGATGGCCTGCATGACGGTAGCCTGGGTTTCGGTGGCGAAGAGAGCGCGGGGGCGTCGTTCCTGCGTTTTGATGGTACGCCGTGGTCGACGGACAAAGACGGTATCATTCTGTGTTTGCTGGCGGCGGAAATTACGGCGGTTACGGGGAAAAATCCGCAGCAGCACTATGATGCGCTGGCGCAGCGCTTTGGCGCGCCGAGCTACAATCGTATCCAGGCTTCCGCGACGTCGACGCAAAAAGCCGCACTGTCCAAATTATCGCCGGAACAGGTGTCGGCCAGCACGCTGGCGGGCGATCCCATTACGGCTCGTCTGACCGCCGCGCCGGGTAATGGCGCCTCGATTGGCGGGCTGAAGGTGATGACGGAAAATGGCTGGTTTGCCGCGCGTCCTTCCGGTACGGAAGATGCTTACAAGATTTACTGCGAAAGTTTCCTCGGGGTGGAACACCGCGAGCGCATTGAGAAAGAAGCGGTAGAGATTGTCAGTGCGGTACTCGCAACGGCGAAATAA